The following coding sequences lie in one Maribacter forsetii DSM 18668 genomic window:
- a CDS encoding ribonuclease Z, producing MHLTVLGCYAATPRTLTNPTSQVLEINNHIVLIDCGEGTQVELRRHKIKFSRINHIFISHLHGDHFFGLPGFISTMRLLGREKELHVYGPKGIKEAITLLLKLGDSWTNYPLLFHELSSKESELIFEDSKISVTTIPLDHRIYTNGYLFQEKIGKRKLNIEAAEEYGIDKAYYQNIKNGKDITLDNGEVIANSTLTFDPPKPESYAFCSDTVYDESLAEKIKDVDVLYHESTFLQSEAELATKTKHATAMQAAKVARDANVRTLILGHYSTRYKSIALFKEEASTIFPNVLLADDGKTFDF from the coding sequence ATGCATCTTACTGTATTGGGTTGTTATGCGGCAACACCAAGAACGCTTACGAACCCAACATCTCAAGTGCTAGAAATCAACAACCATATTGTGTTAATTGATTGTGGAGAAGGTACCCAAGTAGAGCTGAGAAGACATAAAATAAAGTTCTCTAGAATCAATCATATTTTCATTTCTCATTTGCACGGAGACCACTTTTTTGGGTTGCCAGGTTTTATTTCTACAATGAGATTGTTGGGAAGAGAGAAAGAGTTGCATGTTTATGGTCCTAAAGGAATAAAAGAGGCGATAACTTTACTTTTAAAGTTGGGAGATTCTTGGACCAACTACCCTCTATTGTTTCATGAACTATCAAGTAAAGAATCTGAACTTATTTTTGAGGATAGTAAAATTAGTGTTACAACAATACCGCTAGATCATAGAATTTATACAAATGGTTACTTGTTTCAGGAAAAAATTGGAAAGCGAAAACTGAATATTGAAGCTGCTGAGGAATATGGTATTGATAAGGCATATTATCAAAACATAAAAAATGGTAAGGATATTACTTTAGATAATGGAGAAGTGATAGCTAATAGTACATTAACTTTTGATCCACCAAAGCCAGAATCATACGCTTTTTGTAGTGATACTGTTTATGATGAAAGCTTAGCTGAGAAGATTAAAGATGTTGATGTTTTGTATCATGAATCTACCTTTTTACAGTCAGAGGCAGAATTGGCAACAAAAACTAAGCACGCTACAGCTATGCAGGCAGCAAAAGTAGCAAGAGATGCTAATGTAAGAACCTTAATATTAGGTCATTATTCTACTCGATATAAATCTATAGCCCTATTTAAAGAAGAAGCTTCTACAATTTTTCCTAATGTACTTCTTGCCGATGATGGTAAGACTTTTGATTTTTAA